Genomic segment of Kiritimatiellia bacterium:
CGCATATTTCCAGTCACTATTTATAAATAGTGACAGATAATTGCATTATCGTATTGATAGTAAAGATATTGCTATTGTTTGATGTCTACAATCATGCTTGGGGCTTAAAAACGCGGCTTCATCAATCCCCTGCGATCAGGGCCTCGGCGCCGGGCCGCGTCGGCTGGAGCGGGGTCTGGCGCTCGATCAGTTCTATGCTCTTCCACCGGCCGGACCGGAACCGCCACAGGAAACCCGCCGCGACCGCGAAGACGAAGGCGGTCATCCAGGCCCAGGCCGGCACGATGCCGCCGCCCAGCACGAAGATGATCACGAGCTCCCCGGTCATCCAGAATCCCCAGGCCATGACCACGGAGTAGATCATCACGAAGCGCGTGTCGCCCGCCCCCTTGAGCGCACCCGAGACGATCAGGTTGACCGCGTCGAGCATGCCCCACAGGGCCATCATGAAGAGCAGCCAGCGGCCCACGGGCAGGAGTTCTTCCAGAGGCAGCTCCGCCCCGCCCCGCCAGGTGAACAGGCGATAGTAGGCCTCCGGAAACGCCACGAAGGTCAGGGCGATGCCGCCCATGTACATCCAGCCCAGCTTCAACGAGGTCCAGCCGGCCTTTTCGGCGATCGCGCTCTGCCGCCGTCCCTGGTACTGGCCCACGAGGATCGACGCGGCGATGCTGATGCCGATGAGCGGCATGAAGGCGATGTTGTTGATGCTCAAGGCGATGTTGCTGGCCGCGAGCGCCGTCGGGCCCAGGCGACCCGTGAGCAGGACAAACAGCGTGAACGCCCCGACGTCCAGCACCAGGTGCAGGGCCGCGGGCAGCCCGAACCGGAGCATCCGCCGCATGAGCACGGAGTCCCATTGGAACTCCGCGCGCGTCCGAAAGCCCGCGTTGCAGCGCCGCGAGAAATACAGGGCCGACAGCAGAGCCGGGCTGATGAAGCCCGAGATCACGGTGGCCCACGCCGCCCCGCGAATGCCCATCTCGGGGAACCCCCAGCGCCCGAAAATCATCGCGTAGTCCAGGACGATGTTGATCAGGTTCCCGATCACGTTCGCGATCATCGTGGTGAACGTGTCGCCCCGACCGCCGAAAAACCCGCCGAGCGCCGCGCCCAGCGGCGCGGTGACACTGCCCAGCATCAGGATCACGAAATAGGCCCGTTCCTCCGCCAGCACTTCCGGCGCGTGGCCGCTGATCCGCAGCAGCCACAGACCGAGCGGGATGAGCGCCAGCATGAGCGGCCAGGAAATCAGGGCGAGCAGGACCCCCTGCGCCGTCGCCCGGCTGCAGCCCGGCCCGTCGCCCGCCCCGTGGAACTGGGCCACGAAGGTGTTCGCGTACCCCGCGAGCGCCATGAACCCGCTGACCAGCGTGAACGACAGGATGCCGGCCGGCAACGCGGCCTGGATCGATACGGCGCTGTACCACGCGAGAAAAAGGCGATCCGTGAACTGCATCAGGGTGAAGGAGCCCATGCTGACGATCAGCGGCCAAGCCACCTTCAGCGTCTCCCGGTATCCGCCGGGCGCCATTTCTGGAGTGCTATTGCTCATGTCCTGTTGCAGGTCAGGCAGACTACCGGATTGCGCGCCGCTTCCGCAATCCTTGAGCCGAAAGACGTACTTTCCGCAGCCGGTCCGTTATGCTATGGAGGGCCCGATGAAAAAGCGGGAGATCGCGTGAGCCTGCGGGAAATCGTCGGTCCGGTGCGGCAGTGGGACGGCGACGGCCGCGCCAGTTGCGTCGCCTTGCTCTTCAAGGTGGAGGGCTCCTCGCCCCGCCCGCCCGGCGCGCGCCTGGCCGTCAACGACCGGGGCGACATGGCGGGCTTCATCTCGCTGGGATGCGTGGAAGGAGACATCCGGGAGCACGTGCGGCAGGTCCTCGGCGGCGCGCCGCCGCGGGTCATCCACTACGGCGCCGACGAGTCGGCGCTGGGCGTGGGGCTGTCCTGCGGCGGCCGGATCGACGTCCTGCTGACCCGCCACGAGGCCGGTGACGACGCCTGGACGGCCTTGTGCGCCCGGGATCCCCGCGAGCGCGCCGTCCTGGTTACCACCGTGG
This window contains:
- a CDS encoding MATE family efflux transporter; translated protein: MSNSTPEMAPGGYRETLKVAWPLIVSMGSFTLMQFTDRLFLAWYSAVSIQAALPAGILSFTLVSGFMALAGYANTFVAQFHGAGDGPGCSRATAQGVLLALISWPLMLALIPLGLWLLRISGHAPEVLAEERAYFVILMLGSVTAPLGAALGGFFGGRGDTFTTMIANVIGNLINIVLDYAMIFGRWGFPEMGIRGAAWATVISGFISPALLSALYFSRRCNAGFRTRAEFQWDSVLMRRMLRFGLPAALHLVLDVGAFTLFVLLTGRLGPTALAASNIALSINNIAFMPLIGISIAASILVGQYQGRRQSAIAEKAGWTSLKLGWMYMGGIALTFVAFPEAYYRLFTWRGGAELPLEELLPVGRWLLFMMALWGMLDAVNLIVSGALKGAGDTRFVMIYSVVMAWGFWMTGELVIIFVLGGGIVPAWAWMTAFVFAVAAGFLWRFRSGRWKSIELIERQTPLQPTRPGAEALIAGD